The following is a genomic window from Adhaeribacter radiodurans.
CGTCCGGGGTAAGACCAATGCCGTGGCTGGGATTGCCGTGCCGACGAACCGGACCTTTGGTCCAGCCTTCTACCTCAATGCGGTTTATTAATTTACCCGTCTTTAGATCCCCTACTTCAAAACCAAGTAAACTATCTACGGTAGCATACACCAAAGTTTCGGCGCTGTTAATGGTAAAAGGGCGAATACCTTTGCCAAATGGGCCGATTTTTTTAACTACCGTGTGGGTGCGAGTATCCGCTACGTGCAGCAAAGGCGAGGCAATATCACCCATGTACACGTACTTGCCCGAAGGTCCGTAGATAGTATTATGCGCCCGGGCTACTACCGGTACTTTCTTAATAACATCACCAGTTTCGCAATCAACTACATTCCAAAAAGTATTTTCCAGGGAAGGCAGGTACATGGTTTTACCATCCGGCGAAATGGACATGCGGTCGGTTCCTCCTACGTAGGATTTTTCCCACACAATTTGTTCGGTGGTTAAATCTATTCGTTGCAGCGTTTGCAAGGTGCTCACGTAAATACTGTTAAGAGGCACACTTACGGCCACTCCTTTTACATTCATGGGCTTGCCATTTGCCCGCAAGCCTTTGGTTTTAATGCGTTTAACGAATTGGTGGTTATGATCAATATCGAAAACCAGAATGCCGTGACCGCCATAACCTAAATAATCCCGGATTCCGGGTACGGCCACGTATAAATAACGTCCCTGGTTGGGAGCTTTCACTACCGGTTTTAACTTAGGTAAAGGTTTCCAGGCACTAATTACAAGAAGTAATAAACTACAGCAACATAAAAGAAAAACAGAAACCTTGGCTCTCATATTGGTATATATTTTTAAGAAGAATAAATTTTATCGCTTCCTTAAATATACCATTCCAGAACAGATGATTATCTATTCTGAAGTCTTTTTTATATAAGCACCTGATTATTTAGAAATAATGATTGCGTTCAGAAGTATGAATGATGGTAATGGAATAATTTATTCTCAGGTTATTTCCTAATTTAAAAGAATACCATGCAGGATAAAAGTAAATCAGGGTTTAGAATAACATTTTACTCGAATTTTCTTACTTTTATAAAGTCTAACCTGAAAGCTATACTACTATGTGTGGACGAGCCTCTCAGACCAAAAAAAAAGTAAATAAAGAACATCGCTTTGCCCCGCAAATAAACCCGGCCAATCTGGAACCGGCTTATAATGTAGTACCTTCGCAAAATCTTCCGGTTATTACCAACCAGGCACCTGATCAATTGCAGTCTTTTACCTGGGGCATTCCTACCACCATTGAGGGTGAACAATTTTTTCTTTCTAATTCTAATTTGCGGAAGCTTTCTACCTGGGGCTATTACCTGGATTTATTTAAAAAAGGACAAACTTGCCTGGTATTAATTGATGGTTTTTACGAATGGGAAACAGTAGCCAAAGGCGGTAAGATTCCGTACCGCATTCAGTTGAAAAATCAGGATGTATTTGCGGTAGCCGGCTTATGGGACCAAGTGGCCGACCCGAAAACAGGTGAGCCCCGAAACTTTTTCAGCATAGTAACCCTCGATCCTAATGCCCTTATTAGTTCGATTCATTCGCGGATGCCGGCCATTTTACCTGCCGGTCAGGAAAATAACTGGTTGCGATATCATTCCCAAGTGCAGGAGTATACGGTGCAAATTAAATCTTTCCCAGCTATTGAAATGGAGGCTTATACCATTTCTAAAAAAATAGATATACCCGGCTATAACCAACCCGACGTATTAGAACCTTACACCTGGCCCAAGCAACTAAGTTTGTTTTAATGTAGCTAACCTGGATTCTGAAGTAAATTTAGTTATCTCCTAGCTTGGCCGTAGCCTCAGAAACCATTAACTGGAAGCAGGCCTCCTCTCCTATTGTAGCACCTTACTAATCACAAGTAAGAGGAATTATCATTCATTCCAGAAAGGTAAGATTAATTTTAAAGTCTACCCTTAACCTCAAACTTTTAGTAATTTTAGCGCTATCCAGTACTCTGCATCGAAATTTAAGGTAAGAGTTGAGTTCTCTTGCCATAGAAGTAAGATTTTATCTATCTTGCCTAGTGATAAACCTATTCGGGTAAATCTTAACTTCCGATCTTTCTTAAAATGAACAAAAACTACCGGGTAGTGATAACCGATTTTTTAAGCGATTCGCTTGAACCAGAAAAGAAAATTTTAGAAAATACAGCCGAAGTACTAGCCTTGAATGCACTCTCGGAAGAAGAGTTAATAGGAAAAATAGAAGAAGCAGATGCCCTAATTCTTTATCATTTGCTTACTCTTTCCAGGAGCACCCTTAACCGGCTTAAAAACTGTAAACTAATTGTTCGGGCTGGAGTAGGAATTGATAACGTGGATTATACATTAGCCCGTAGCATTGGTATTCCGGTTGTAAACATTCCGGATTACGGTTCCGAAGATGTGGCAGACACTGCTCTGGGTATGTTACTTTCGCTAACGCGGGGCATTCATTTTTTAAATTCCCGCCTGCGTTCTGGCCACGGCGAGTGGAGTTATACCCAGGGGCAACCACTTCGCCGCTTACGGGATAGTTCTCTGGGCATTGTAGGTTTAGGGCGAATTGGCACTGCAATGGCCTTACG
Proteins encoded in this region:
- a CDS encoding C-terminal binding protein, with the translated sequence MNKNYRVVITDFLSDSLEPEKKILENTAEVLALNALSEEELIGKIEEADALILYHLLTLSRSTLNRLKNCKLIVRAGVGIDNVDYTLARSIGIPVVNIPDYGSEDVADTALGMLLSLTRGIHFLNSRLRSGHGEWSYTQGQPLRRLRDSSLGIVGLGRIGTAMALRAKCLGMEVSFYDPYKPDGYDKALGIKRAETLQELLQKVRVVSLHCPLTKETHHLINANTLAFMAPGSYLINTARGAVVDTQIIPEALVSGKLAGAALDVLEQEPPTINVLIQAWQDPQHSAHHRLILNPHAAFYSEEGLAEIRVRSAQACLLALQGKPLRNVIN
- a CDS encoding YncE family protein, with product MRAKVSVFLLCCCSLLLLVISAWKPLPKLKPVVKAPNQGRYLYVAVPGIRDYLGYGGHGILVFDIDHNHQFVKRIKTKGLRANGKPMNVKGVAVSVPLNSIYVSTLQTLQRIDLTTEQIVWEKSYVGGTDRMSISPDGKTMYLPSLENTFWNVVDCETGDVIKKVPVVARAHNTIYGPSGKYVYMGDIASPLLHVADTRTHTVVKKIGPFGKGIRPFTINSAETLVYATVDSLLGFEVGDLKTGKLINRIEVEGWTKGPVRRHGNPSHGIGLTPDEKELWVADGHNMRLHIFSAIKPYQQLTTIPLQDMPGWITFSLDGKYAYPSSGEVIDVKTRKILTTLQDEDYNNVASEKMVEVHLTDHKAVKAGDQFGIGRAL
- a CDS encoding SOS response-associated peptidase — its product is MCGRASQTKKKVNKEHRFAPQINPANLEPAYNVVPSQNLPVITNQAPDQLQSFTWGIPTTIEGEQFFLSNSNLRKLSTWGYYLDLFKKGQTCLVLIDGFYEWETVAKGGKIPYRIQLKNQDVFAVAGLWDQVADPKTGEPRNFFSIVTLDPNALISSIHSRMPAILPAGQENNWLRYHSQVQEYTVQIKSFPAIEMEAYTISKKIDIPGYNQPDVLEPYTWPKQLSLF